GATCGACAAGTACGGCCTCTCGCAGACGTGGTCCGGCGTGATCATGGCGCTCGACAACGTGCTCGCCATCTTCCTGCTCCCGCTCTTCGGCGGACTCTCCGACAAGACGAAGACCAGATACGGAAGACGCACGCCGTACATCGTCTTCGGCACGATCGTCGCCGCCTTCGCGTTCGTCGCGCTCTCCTTCGCCGACAACTACCAGACCGCCCGGATCGAATCCACCGCCATCATCGACGACTACGACGATTATCTGGCGGAAAAGGACATCATGCTCCAGGCAATCTACAAGAGCGGCAATACGACCGCGAGATCCGTGCTGAACAAGGCCGAGGCCGACTACAACAACGGCAATATCACCGAGGAAGCTTACGACCAGGCCGTCGCGGATTACGCCGCGTGGTCCATCGCGTGGCCGGCCGCGATGGTCAAATGGAACCTGACCAACGACGACCTCCTGGCGGGGAAGCAGGCCGCGCTCGCGGCCGGCGAGATCTCCCAGGGCGCCTACGACCGCTGGTACGAGAACACCTACGAAGTCATGGAGGATATCAGCTGGCGCGCGGTCGCGACCGGCTACCTCACCCAGGCGGAGTATTCCTACTGGGCCGACGAGATCTACGACGGCGTCTATGACAGCAGCCTTTCCGAGGCGGCCTGGGAACTGACGGCGGCGAACCCCTTCAACTTCGTCGTCTTCGTCGCCCTCCTGCTCGTCGCCCTCGTCGCGATGGCGACCTTCCGCAGCCCCGCCGTCGCCCTCATGCCCGACGTCACGGTCAAGCCGCTGCGCTCGAAGGCGAACGCCATCATCAACCTGATGGGGACCTTCGGCGGCATCCTCTCGATCGCCCTGCTCGGCATCTTCGGCCTCTCCAATCGCTCCTACGTCGACTACACCTCCGGTTTCGTCACCGTCGGCGTGCTGATGCTCGTCTTCCTCGCGCTCTTCCTTTGGAAGGTCAAGGAACCGGCGCTCGTCGCCGAGAAGGAAGCCGACGACATCAAATACGGTCTCACCGAAGAGGACGAGGTCAAGGAATCCCATGAAACGATACAGGACCTTTCGCGCGAGAAACGGAATTCCCTGTACCTGATCCTCTTCTCCGTGTTCCTCTGGTTCATCGGCTATAACGCCGTCACCACGAAACTGTCCGACTACGCCCCGAAGGTTCTCGGCATGGGTTATTCGCTCCCGCTCCTGATCGCCCAGGGAGCCGCCCTCGTCGCCTTCGTCCCGATCGGCTTCCTCGCCACCAAGATCGGCCGCCGCAAGACGATCCTGATCGGCATCACGATCCTCTCGATCTGCTTCGGTTCCGTCTACTTCATCACCGAGACGACCAGCTCGCTCATGTACGTCATCTTCGCGATGACCGGCATCGGCTGGGCGACGATCAACGTGAACTCCTATCCGATGGT
The Candidatus Izemoplasmatales bacterium DNA segment above includes these coding regions:
- a CDS encoding MFS transporter; translation: IDKYGLSQTWSGVIMALDNVLAIFLLPLFGGLSDKTKTRYGRRTPYIVFGTIVAAFAFVALSFADNYQTARIESTAIIDDYDDYLAEKDIMLQAIYKSGNTTARSVLNKAEADYNNGNITEEAYDQAVADYAAWSIAWPAAMVKWNLTNDDLLAGKQAALAAGEISQGAYDRWYENTYEVMEDISWRAVATGYLTQAEYSYWADEIYDGVYDSSLSEAAWELTAANPFNFVVFVALLLVALVAMATFRSPAVALMPDVTVKPLRSKANAIINLMGTFGGILSIALLGIFGLSNRSYVDYTSGFVTVGVLMLVFLALFLWKVKEPALVAEKEADDIKYGLTEEDEVKESHETIQDLSREKRNSLYLILFSVFLWFIGYNAVTTKLSDYAPKVLGMGYSLPLLIAQGAALVAFVPIGFLATKIGRRKTILIGITILSICFGSVYFITETTSSLMYVIFAMTGIGWATINVNSYPMVVELSKGSNVGKYTGYYYTFSMAAQILTPILSGILMDVWGRKVLFPYATLFVAAAFITMFFVKHGDAKIVDTRSTIEKLGQEIE